In Esox lucius isolate fEsoLuc1 chromosome 6, fEsoLuc1.pri, whole genome shotgun sequence, the following proteins share a genomic window:
- the vip gene encoding VIP peptides, which yields MYKAMLQRNGSQLLFLIALCSVLYSRTQCLPYASRPTRHADGLFTSGYSKLLGQLSARRYLESLIGKRVSDDMMEDQVPVKRHSDAIFTDNYSRFRKQMAVKKYLNSVLTGKRSQEDLPMPEESRNEPPFQESYDDVNVDHLLNNLQLPL from the exons AT GTATAAAGCGATGTTACAAAGGAATGGCTCCCAGCTCCTTTTCCTAATAGCCCTGTGCAGTGTGTTATATTCCCGGACTCAGTGTTTGCCATATGCATCGAG ACCAACCAGACACGCAGACGGTCTCTTTACTAGTGGATACAGCAAACTTCTTGGACAACTATCTGCGCGGCGGTACCTGGAATCTTTGATTGGAAAGCGAGTCAG TGACGACATGATGGAAGACCAGGTACCAGTGAAGCGCCACTCAGATGCTATATTCACAGACAACTACAGTCGCTTTCGCAAACAGATGGCTGTGAAGAAATACCTGAACTCTGTCCTGACAGGAAAAAGAAG TCAAGAAGACCTTCCCATGCCAGAAGAATCCAGAAATGAGCCTCCATTTCAAGAGAGCTATGATGATGTCAATGTAGATCACCTTCTCAATAACTTGCAGTTG ccTCTTTGA